One stretch of Candidatus Stygibacter australis DNA includes these proteins:
- a CDS encoding MotA/TolQ/ExbB proton channel family protein: MTGTETNILMIVSKGGFLMIILLVISIAAIAIIIERLINLKKLSGSNRKLMEEALATLAEEMPERAIQICEANADVPISGLLIETIDNFKAPLHELETIMEIEAGKQGIRIQKNLGTLSSFAAVAPLIGFLGTVTGMVKVFMKIDQTGGGVDIGMLANGIWEALLTTIGGLIVGIVCILFYNYLIGITEQIAADLEEGLGKLMINIRRLRHEN, encoded by the coding sequence ATGACCGGAACTGAAACTAATATCCTGATGATAGTATCCAAGGGTGGATTTTTGATGATAATATTGCTGGTGATATCTATTGCCGCAATAGCTATTATAATTGAAAGACTGATAAACCTGAAGAAATTAAGCGGCAGTAACCGTAAACTGATGGAAGAAGCCCTGGCTACCCTGGCAGAAGAAATGCCGGAACGTGCTATCCAGATCTGTGAGGCTAATGCCGACGTGCCAATATCCGGTTTATTGATCGAGACAATTGATAACTTTAAAGCACCTTTGCATGAGCTGGAAACTATTATGGAGATAGAAGCCGGCAAGCAGGGGATTCGCATCCAGAAGAACCTGGGAACCCTTTCCTCATTTGCTGCAGTTGCACCATTAATAGGATTTCTGGGTACAGTGACCGGAATGGTGAAGGTATTTATGAAAATCGATCAGACCGGCGGCGGAGTGGATATTGGTATGCTGGCTAATGGTATCTGGGAAGCACTTCTTACTACAATTGGCGGTTTGATCGTGGGAATAGTGTGCATATTATTTTATAACTATCTGATCGGGATAACGGAACAGATAGCTGCCGACCTGGAAGAAGGTTTAGGCAAACTGATGATCAATATCAGGAGATTGCGCCATGAGAATTAA
- a CDS encoding biopolymer transporter ExbD: MRIKLKRKRLSSVALISFTDVIFLLLIFLLISTNFVTHSGIKVNLPRSSSKQNEFNKNLSVTLTKNDEVFIADDFVAWENVTSHLTELLVADPEQVVVIRSDEDVTLKKIIRLLDLVQMTGTNRFFIATELEREK, translated from the coding sequence ATGAGAATTAAATTGAAGAGAAAAAGACTATCTTCCGTAGCTTTGATCTCTTTTACGGATGTGATCTTTCTGCTCTTGATATTTCTGCTGATATCCACCAATTTTGTGACCCATTCGGGCATAAAAGTTAATCTGCCCCGCTCAAGCAGTAAACAGAACGAATTTAACAAGAATCTGAGCGTGACGCTAACTAAAAATGATGAAGTGTTTATTGCTGATGATTTTGTAGCCTGGGAAAATGTAACTTCGCATCTTACTGAATTGCTGGTGGCAGATCCGGAGCAGGTGGTGGTGATCCGTTCAGACGAAGACGTGACCTTGAAGAAGATCATCAGATTGCTTGACCTGGTGCAGATGACAGGTACGAATCGCTTCTTTATTGCTACAGAACTGGAAAGAGAAAAATGA
- a CDS encoding GxxExxY protein has protein sequence MIKKDLLYPEEYYVIMGAAFEVYREFGAGFLEGVYQECLELEFIRQKIPFIAQQIITLEYKGTQLKQIYKPDFICYNKIILEIKALDKLAPEHESQVINYLRASNMKLGILINFGSYPKATSKRLINLPRKLVINENT, from the coding sequence TTGATAAAAAAAGACCTTTTATATCCTGAAGAGTATTACGTGATAATGGGGGCTGCATTTGAGGTTTATCGTGAATTCGGTGCGGGATTTTTGGAAGGAGTTTATCAGGAATGTCTTGAATTAGAATTTATCAGGCAGAAGATTCCTTTTATTGCACAACAAATAATAACACTGGAGTATAAAGGTACACAGTTAAAACAAATTTATAAGCCAGACTTTATATGTTATAATAAGATAATATTAGAAATCAAGGCATTGGATAAGCTTGCACCAGAACACGAGTCACAGGTTATTAACTATCTGAGAGCAAGCAACATGAAATTGGGAATATTGATTAACTTTGGAAGCTATCCTAAAGCCACAAGTAAGCGATTAATAAATCTGCCAAGAAAATTAGTTATCAACGAAAACACGTAA
- a CDS encoding TonB family protein has protein sequence MQEGYVERLAVVVSVGMHIIVALVLLSMKFELDITPVQKLIEIVNYGVDRPSETGSNTQKPEGLKNPVANPVQGALTSSAPDNINLPKSVSQSEQEILEPVHDQIAWSDLKESDIAGNTPEMVKSGLDTPALSDAKPQQEAETASVKADKDFLAGLRERIAAEDSDSGGYTLSGEVINRTILNKVIPEYPEGLQQNSEVELRFEVTPDGKVGENIVILKKGGAQLDQVSLEALRQWRFNPISGEFIQTGVITFSYKLK, from the coding sequence ATGCAAGAAGGATATGTAGAGAGATTGGCAGTGGTTGTGTCAGTGGGAATGCATATTATTGTAGCCCTTGTTTTGCTGAGCATGAAGTTTGAACTGGACATAACACCAGTGCAGAAGCTGATAGAGATAGTTAATTATGGAGTGGATAGACCGAGTGAAACGGGGTCTAATACGCAAAAGCCTGAAGGTTTGAAAAATCCGGTGGCTAATCCTGTCCAGGGAGCACTCACCAGTTCAGCACCGGATAATATAAATTTACCGAAGTCTGTAAGTCAATCTGAGCAGGAGATACTGGAACCTGTGCATGACCAGATAGCCTGGAGCGATCTTAAGGAATCTGATATTGCCGGGAACACTCCTGAGATGGTAAAAAGCGGATTGGACACCCCTGCATTATCTGACGCTAAACCACAACAGGAAGCGGAAACGGCGAGTGTGAAAGCGGATAAGGATTTTCTGGCAGGTCTCAGAGAGCGAATTGCGGCAGAAGATAGTGACAGCGGAGGATATACTTTGAGCGGAGAGGTTATTAACCGCACCATTCTGAATAAAGTAATCCCTGAATATCCGGAAGGTCTGCAGCAGAATAGTGAAGTGGAGCTACGTTTTGAAGTGACTCCGGATGGTAAAGTGGGCGAAAATATTGTGATCCTCAAAAAAGGTGGCGCTCAACTTGATCAGGTTAGCCTGGAAGCACTCAGGCAGTGGCGGTTTAATCCGATCAGTGGAGAATTTATCCAAACCGGCGTTATCACCTTCAGCTATAAACTGAAATAA